The Xiphophorus maculatus strain JP 163 A chromosome 5, X_maculatus-5.0-male, whole genome shotgun sequence nucleotide sequence AACTCTAATTTTAGTTTCTCAGAAAGTTGTattattacacaacaaaaaaacactttgacatTCCCCTTCCTTCTGACAATACCCTGCAACACAACCTGTGTAGTTTTGGTCAGATGAGCTTGCAGACCGAGCTGCGTTCAAGTTCGAACTCTGACTGAGTCGCTTCTAATCACAGGGAacatatttatcaaataaaaaaaaactagaaagaGGCTCTAAATAGAAATCCGCCAAGGGGTATAAATAATTTGatataacaaataaatgtaactttcagatgattaaataaatgaatgtttcaaTTAAATACGAAGTAATTaagaaatgttaatttttttgacttttttttgtcaaagccttgtgttttaactttttcaatctgtttttcaaagtaaatggatttgtgttttatttttgttttaagacatGCTTTCTGCTGGTGGTCCAGGCTAAATATATTTCTTGCATTCAGGTGGTTTATTTGGCTAGTGAGACATTCCACTACAGCGCTATAGACAGAGCGAAGTCCAGAGGGAAGAAGTACGCCTTAGAGAAAGTCCCGAAGGTGGGACGACGCTTTCACAGAGTGGGCCTTCCTCCTAAGGTAACGAACAACTACAactcttcaaaacattttactttcctGATGTTTACATGCTTGTTTAGCGCCAGTTCTTGTTTTCACCACCTCAGGCACTGACGTTGCCGCTAAAAAGTGGTGCCGTCTCAGCGTCAACTCTTTGCTGGGCAATTTTCTCAGGAGCCGGAGGCACGACTTATGGACGCcaataacaaatcaaaatgttaaaatcaatgTGTTTAAACACAagtttagttgtttgttttttttatctgcataaattcacacacaaaaactaaaaaaaatagagcTTTAGCATGATTTGAAATATTAGATTAAGGAGCTCAAAATAACATGGCCTCCATGTGTCTCTTCTTtccattgtttattttgacCTTCCCCTCATGGagataaagtaaataaatgcacTGCTTACAGTTGCCGTGTTGTATGAAAcccataaatgtgttttccaaTTCAGCTTGTTAACAGAATCTTATAATATTGTTGATGTtaatgttacaggaaaactatcAGTTTCTTGTGTTCACGGCAGGCTCTGCTTTGGGGGAGGAGCTGTAGCGCAGCAGAGAGCCACCTGTAAGGTGGGCTTGTTCATGTCAACAGGCCAAGTTCACGGttttctcaaaagaaaaacacccaaCTTCTTTCAAGTCtttgttgctgcttttccaCAGTTTATCACATCATCAgtcaacttcctgtttttataagCTGAACTGCTGCCGCACACTCAAgcattcagtttatttgttttgcgtGAGGACGTCATGTTCTGCCCGTTTGTTTGCAGGTGGGCTcgtttcagctgtttgtggAGGGTTACCGCGAAGCCGACTACTGGCTGCGGCGCTTCGAGGCCGAACCTCTGCCGGAGAACATCAGGAAGCAGCTGCAGTCCCAGTTTGAGAGACTGGTGGTGTTGGATTATGTTATCAGAAACACAGGTGAGGGTGTTTGCCTTGATGCAGTGGAGAGCGTTTTGTTATATTTCCTATTTTTACTTCtcttaatttaattgttttgaaaaatctgcTGACCCTGGAGGATAACTGTTGCTTCAATTGTCAGAGTTCTTTAAACTTGGATCTTTAAATTGTTGTCTCCTTATGTGCCTTAAGCACTTGCGTCATCCAGGCACATGTAATATTCTGTTTTCTCCCTCTTCAGATCGAGGAAACGACAACTGGCTGATCAAGTATGAGAAGCCAGGAGAGGGAGACGAAAGTGACAAGGTATGCCACGTTAGTAGTAATGCTTCATCCTGGACGCAGTTATGTTACAGCCCAAATAAAAGCGATCATCGGTCATCATCAGACATATGTTGACCAATAAGTGTAATTAATTAACTTAGTTAAACTCTCAATAAATCAGTCGTGTGATGAGGCTGTTCTCGATGGTTGTTTCAGGACGCTGAGTGGTCGGATAACAGCACAGATTCCTGCATCAAGATAGCAGCCATCGACAACGGCCTGGCCTTCCCCTTTAAACACCCAGATGAGTGGAGAGCATGTATGTCTGGAAACTTCTGTGACTTGTGCTTACTAAGTCTATCTCTACATTAACTGTTTGAAAGTCTGACAATTATCATAATTACAATgccaaaaaaaactaattaaacagAACGTATCTTGCGGGGATTACTCATTGCGTTTTAtgttaaagaaatttaaagacaATTTAGCCAAACTGTCAGCGAAGCTGcttgacattttgtcaaatgtctcACTTACCCTTGCTGTCTGTTTCTGCTTGTAATCAGAAACAGACAGCAGATAATTAGCTTAGCTTCAGCTCTAGACAAAGGAGGAAATTATCCATCTTCCTTCCTCTAAAGCTGATATTTAACTTGTTCAAATTCGCccttttttttagtgttttatttttattgccctGCTTAACAAAGCAAAGTTTAATCAATGATTGTTAAATCAAGTAGAGTATTACACTTTTTGTCTTGATGAATGGTTGCATTAACATTCTTCTTCTGAATTTCATGCCTTCATATACATCTTAcaattttacttgttttgtgtttttgtgtgtgtgttttggcgACAAACATGTCTATGCTCTACCTGTAAAATTCACAATACGAAACACTGTTGTGCTATGTCTCACTGCAAAGTGTGCAAGATATATTGATACTTAGGACAGCTGTGAAGGAGAATGGCTCCTGGTTTGGTTGCTGTCTAATGTTGGCTGCCGTTCAAAGTTTTATGCTAATGAGGTATTCAAGAAACAAATTTATGTCTGTTCTGAACCTTGTAGTTTCAGTTATTttgctgaaggaaaaaaatatatatatactgtaatGTATATCCAAAGTGTGTATAGCACATACACTGGATAAGACTCTCCATTTATATTACGTATATACAGTCATGGTCACACTTGCTGCCTGTGATGCGCTCAGCAAGAATCCTTAGGTTTTTCTACTTTGACTtaagttttgaatgaaaaatatctATTGTGCTCTTTTTTTCCAAGCTTCACTTAAATCACTTTATTACACTACGATACTTCAAACGATACTTTCTACTTCCTGTAGTTCTAAATCAATAGAGATGCACGTAAAGAGTTTATAATCTTCACTGCTAGTTATTCACTTCAtttatcaaataataaaatagttttaatggTAATTTCTTctctaaaacacaaattatttgtGACGAATGAAGTTAAAGTTGATTGTGGTTGTGTCCATCTTTTAGACCCCTTCCACTGGGCGTGGCTCCCTCAGGCCAAGGTGCCTTTCTCCCAGGAGACCAGAGAGCTGGTGCTGTCCCGCATCTCCGATATGAACTTTGTCCAGGACCTCTGTGAGGACCTCTATGAGATGTTCAAGGTGCAAATTAACATGTTTCCAAACACagctgttgtagttttttttttatttggcagTGTTTGTGCTAAgattggtgattttttttctggtttcagGCAGATAAAGGCTTTGATAAAACCATGTTTGAGAGACAGATGTCTGTCATGAGAGGACAGGTGAGTTGACAGCTGCTTGAAACAGGCTCCTTTACTTTAACACACAGATATATATCAAAATAAGGCTAATGAGCTGGAGAGAATCAAAACACACAGCGAGGTTAGTCATTTCTTTAGGTATCAATCAAATAATCAGTCCTTTAATGAGGCGATAACAAAAGATAGGAGAatgtcggggggggggggggggggtattgAACTGAGatcacagaaacaaaagaataattACAAAGCTCTGCGATTAAAATCTACATGGAATGCAAACGACAGGTGGAATATTGCTGTGATAAATTTTTGTATTGCctggaaatgataaaaatgcagctaacatttatttctatttgttaaagaATAGCATTAGGAAATAGAAAATAAGTACATATTTCGGCTCCAGTTTAAAACGGATAATGAAATCTGTAATGGCTGCTTAATGTTTGACTCAGGCTGATTCTACAGGCCAGCAGCAAAAAGCGCTAAAGTGCTGCAAATTATTGGGTTTGCACGGGAGCAGGCCAGACGCCCCCTGATATATGATACACATTACTGTTTTTCATGTTATGTacagtttgaacttttttttgtttgttttgttaattatgcCGCcctttgaaacatttcattttttaaaataacgtGCATGCAAATAGGAAGCGCTGTGTAACGGCAGATTTGATTAACCTTTTCTGTTGTAGGCCTCCAGTGAGCTGCTTCTGCCGTTCATGCTTTAACTCTGTGTCCCCGCAGGTGTTGAATCTGACTCAGGCGCTTAAGGATGGAAAGAGTCCCATCCAGCTGGTGCAGATGCCCCGTGTTGTGGTGGAGCGCAGCCGCTCAGGTGGCCAAGGACGGGTGGTCACTCTGGGCAATGCCTTCACACAAACCTTCCACTGCAAAcggccatttttttcctcttggtAAAGCGAGAACCTAAGGACAGACTTGTTGAACAGCCTGTTGTTCTGTACCAACATCAGTCTGTAATAAGGGAGGATTAAATGAGGGCAGAGATTGTGAGACTGGGAACAGTGCAAATCTGTCTTTGGAGTGACGAGAGAGAGAAGGCAAGCATAGATAACAGAACATGTGTTGAATTGTACAAGCTAAGTTGAGGcgatttagttttaatttttaagagaGTGCAGCAAAACGTGGAAGCTGGAGAGATTAACATACCTCGATTTCTTGTCAGTGAGACCCTTTATGCCATTTTGGTGCGGTTGAATAATCAGCTTTTCCACAGAGGGGGCTTTGTTCATTGTTTGGAAAGCAACcttccttttgttgttgttgttttacaaaaatcCACTCAACTGCATCTGCTGAAGTTTCACATTAGGTCTGTTGATGGGGTAATTGCCAAAAAGTAGCACTTATGCACCACAACACACCACTTTAGAAGTTAAGTAGTGTTGGGTTAATCTAAGGGACTGGTCTGTAGGGCTCCCCATTACGGGATTTATTCTGCAGTTTGGAATTTGTCCTCACCTGGAATAAAACCCCCAAATTCTTGTTTTGCCTTATAGGAATACTTTGTGTAATATACATGTGGACCTGCACTCACATGGGTCACGCCACTCTGTACCCATTGttattcatatttcaaaacTGCAATGTTGACAGTGTCTTTAAGTCTACATACTgccaaatgttctttttctttcttttgaagaATTACGAAGCCTCAAGCTAAGAACCGTGATGAAACTTGAATCTAGAGGACCGGCCTGCGTAGGGAGGGCGCTCGAATGTATTCTGTTTACGGTTTGCACACGGATTTTATCTCCGAAACATTTCAGTACAAGAGAATGCTGTCACAAATGGGACTTCTCATAACAATGAATGTATTTGTTGTTTGGCATGTGTTTTAATTGCTGGCAGCTTTCTCTTGAACCGCGTGCGTTAGGGGATGACAATTCCTCTTTGTAAAAtgttctttgaaaaacatttaggacaatatttctcttttttgctcGATGCCGTTGAGTTTTCTTATGTATGAATCTTGAAGTTTTTATTCCAACTTGATGATTGTATGAGAGTTGtatatttaacaaacaaaaagtaataaaatttgGGAAATTTGAATCGTTTAGTGTCAGGTGTCTGTCATACCTTTTAGTGAAAGGCCTGAGGATCCTCAAACTGCAAGAAGGTAGCCTTTATGTGTTTTACTGGACTCTATAATATAAGTGTTTGATGTTTAAATCTACATACATAACATTGAAACGGCGACAAATACCAAGAAATGTTCAACTGCAAAATAACAGATCATCATCTGAAGGTTCAATTCACGTCCCGAGCTGCTGCATACTTAATTCAAACTGATCAGTCATTAATTTATATTCAGATCCAATTACTACACATATAGTCCCATCTGAGGTGAATctccataaattagaatatcatcaaGGTTAATTTATTACCtcaatttaaaaagcagaactCCTGCATTCATAACACTGTATTTCAAAGATAAAAAGcgtacatatttaaaaaaaaatacaataaaattaacattttacataaGATCACTAAAACACTATTTTTAGGACAGAAGCTGTGCTGTTGGATTTTATGTCTCATCTTAAAACACTCCACACATTCTCTATGGAATATGAAAGGTTTGCTGTCATTCAGGCGCGCTGAAGCCAttttcatctgtgtttttgGGGAGTTTAGCCAAGATCCATCCAAAAGTCAGTGTTCATATATCCTTGTTTTGAGACTGCGGCATTAGGTTTAAAGGTTTCTAATTGAACGCACCACAGCTTCCTGGGCCGATAGAGGGATTTCTATGTGAAACTATtgctgttgtgtgtttttgtgtccactagatggcgctTGGGGTCCGGCCAGGTTCCTAATGTGCTCCCTGTCGGTGGAAAggactgttttttcttttcttttttctgaaaaactaaaCCGCAGGAGTGAAAATATAGACTATGCTGACACGCATGACTGACCATGAGTTTTTAGGAGCTTCATATAGACGTAGACATGACTCTTAGCAGTCAAACCTCAACTTCTTGGGCTACCTTAGCTACTTAAAGGGAACTcgatgcagatttttttttttcataaaataaattactcttGACTTTATGAGGACGAAAGGTTTTCCGTCCGAACTTCATGTGCCTGCTAAAATGCGTTTCTTCCCAGCTTTCGCCGtgcttttcttctttacatACGGCCTGTCCGAAGCTGCGCGCCCGGAAAAATGCGGCTCCCGGTGCGACGTGAGCTCCTGTCCGAGCCCCAGCTGTCCCGGCGGGTACGTCCCGGACAAGTGCGGCTGCTGCCTGGTGTGTTCGCCGCGGGAGGGGGACCTTTGCGGCCGCAAGAACGACCTCCCGTGCGGGGACGGCCTAGAGTGCAAGACGCTCTCCGCTTCCGATGCGGGGAAGCGGCGGGGCTCGTCCAGAGGGGTTTGCCGGTGTAAGCAGGACCACGAAGTGTGCGGCACCGACGGGAGGACGTACGGAAACGTTTGCAAGCTGAAAGCTGCCAGTCGGAGAGCCGTGCAGAAAGGGAGAGCAGCAGTGAGCCAAGCGCACAAAGGACCGTGTTCGACTCCGGACCCAAGTAGGACCGCAGAGATAAATATGCaacctttaaaaacttttaagttataatttttttttttaatatacggtCTCATAACACTACTGCAacattgttattgatttatccTGAAAATACCGAAAAATTACCAATTTTAAGACggtttcaacaaaaaaaaatgtatcagatgcaaaaaaaacagcGACGTAGaacaaacattaataaaaataaatttaaacgcTATTGTagctatgcaaaaaaaaaaaagtaccagagaacaaggaaaagaaagtttatatgtttttttttttcatggtcaCGTTCTGATTCCAGGAGAACATGGACTTGTACTTGAATTTACTGTTTCTGCCTGTTTTACTCCTCTTCTGGTGTAATTCAGATGTTTCCAGTGGGGGAGAGCTGGAGGGTCAGTTTAACACCTGACTTTTTCACTGAGGAGTCATTCTGTTGTCATAGGTGCTGAATGTGGCTAAGTAATGTCTGCCTCTAGTATCCTTAGTAACAACAAGCTGAGGACTCCTCTTCCTTAGCCTCATAGATCTAGTTTTTAGAAGAATTTCACAGTTTCACTCTTTGGGCCACAAAGTGTGCAGTATTGCTGCTCTACATGAGGATGGAAAGCAGCTGGAtatttggatttgttttctttacattaaaTGTCATAGTAGAATTTTAATTGACATTCATGAATACTGTAAAAGTGTTAACtggtttaaattgttttcagaaatgtcactAGATTTGCCATAAAACCCGTGTCTAATGAAATGCAACTCTCACCACTAATCTCATGTTTTTAATCTTATGTTTTTGAGATGTCTGCTTATGTTTCTTCACAGTTTaagataagaaaatatattcaaaaccacaaaagtttttctttgtagaGGTTtgatatattaaattaaacatacCATAAGGcaagtttatctttttttttgccgATTTTGCTAATgtgcaaatatgttttcttatgttttcCTGAAT carries:
- the pi4k2b gene encoding phosphatidylinositol 4-kinase type 2-beta, with protein sequence MMSECDLTETESGLPVLDAGAVAAVPELDSNFHSTGPLKVSFDSSRIGLGFAANPGVAVRISDSRESVLTELETDGSGEEALLLPCLAGSSTSPKGGRDKRGRRNRHSSSSDKDTLASPGANSGDFNHFPDDPEFADFILRAEQAIESGVFPERISQGSSGSYFVKDPKGKIIGVFKPKSEEPYGHLNPKWTKYFHKLCCPCCFGRGCLLPNQGYLSEAAASLVDTKLGLGVVPKTKVVYLASETFHYSAIDRAKSRGKKYALEKVPKVGRRFHRVGLPPKVGSFQLFVEGYREADYWLRRFEAEPLPENIRKQLQSQFERLVVLDYVIRNTDRGNDNWLIKYEKPGEGDESDKDAEWSDNSTDSCIKIAAIDNGLAFPFKHPDEWRAYPFHWAWLPQAKVPFSQETRELVLSRISDMNFVQDLCEDLYEMFKADKGFDKTMFERQMSVMRGQVLNLTQALKDGKSPIQLVQMPRVVVERSRSGGQGRVVTLGNAFTQTFHCKRPFFSSW